One genomic region from Verrucomicrobiia bacterium encodes:
- a CDS encoding exo-alpha-sialidase, translated as MSHVRLLVGTRKGAFVMTSDDARERWDIQGPHFAGWEVYHVKGSPVRPERLYASQTSGWFGQVIQRSDDGGATWQPVGNQFAYDGVAGTHQWYDGTQHPWEFKRVWHLEPSLDDPDTVYAGVEDAALFRSTDGGQSWQELPGLRNHGKGHLWQPGAGGMGLHTILLDPVHRGRMYIAISAAGVFRSDDSGASWRPVTRGLKSQYELPDPDAEVGHCVHRLALHRSRPDTLFMQKHWDVLRTDDGGGVWREVSGNLPSDFGFAIAVHAHEPDTVYVVPIKSDSEHFPPDGRLRVYRSRSGGTEWEALTAGLPQAHCYVNVLRGAMSVDSLPSCGVYFGTTGGQVYASADSGDTWTAIARDFPAVLSVEAQTLP; from the coding sequence ATGAGCCATGTGCGATTGCTGGTGGGCACCCGAAAAGGTGCGTTTGTCATGACTTCCGACGACGCCCGGGAGCGGTGGGACATCCAGGGACCCCACTTCGCCGGATGGGAGGTGTACCACGTCAAGGGATCGCCGGTGCGTCCAGAACGGCTGTACGCCTCGCAGACCAGCGGATGGTTCGGACAGGTGATCCAGCGCTCCGACGACGGCGGCGCCACTTGGCAGCCGGTCGGGAACCAGTTCGCCTACGACGGCGTTGCCGGAACCCACCAATGGTACGACGGCACCCAGCATCCCTGGGAGTTCAAGCGGGTCTGGCACCTCGAACCCTCCCTTGACGATCCCGACACCGTCTATGCCGGCGTCGAGGACGCCGCCCTGTTCCGATCCACGGACGGCGGCCAGTCGTGGCAGGAGCTTCCAGGACTGCGCAATCACGGCAAGGGCCACCTCTGGCAGCCCGGCGCGGGTGGCATGGGCCTGCACACCATCCTCCTCGACCCGGTGCATCGCGGCCGGATGTACATCGCCATCTCGGCGGCCGGAGTCTTCCGGTCCGACGATTCCGGGGCCTCGTGGCGTCCCGTGACCCGAGGTCTCAAATCGCAATACGAACTTCCGGATCCCGATGCCGAGGTCGGCCACTGCGTCCACCGGCTGGCCTTGCACCGTTCCCGGCCGGACACGCTCTTCATGCAGAAGCACTGGGACGTGCTCCGCACCGACGACGGCGGCGGTGTCTGGCGGGAGGTCAGCGGCAACCTGCCCAGCGACTTCGGCTTCGCGATTGCCGTGCATGCCCACGAACCGGACACCGTGTACGTGGTGCCCATCAAGAGCGATTCGGAGCATTTTCCTCCCGATGGCCGGCTCCGGGTGTATCGCAGCCGCTCCGGCGGGACCGAGTGGGAGGCGCTCACCGCGGGGCTCCCGCAGGCCCACTGCTACGTCAACGTCCTCCGCGGCGCAATGAGCGTGGATTCCCTCCCCTCGTGCGGTGTGTATTTCGGAACCACGGGCGGGCAGGTCTATGCGTCCGCAGACTCCGGCGACACCTGGACGGCCATCGCCCGGGATTTCCCGGCGGTGCTCTCCGTCGAGGCCCAGACGCTCCCATGA
- a CDS encoding protein kinase: protein MPNDVPRERELFLQVFDLPEPERTAFLERACGPDAVLRQRILELLGAGVEMGRFLGGSEVAAPRPSPPAVSRYLLHECLGEGGFGVVYRADQRDPIRRAVALKVLKPGMDSGRVLARFEAERQALARMNHAGIARVYDAGTTECGRPYVAMELVAGPPITRFCDDHQLTVPARLRLLQTVCNALQHAHQKGIIHRDLKPSNVLVSGTPADPEPKIIDFGVAKAVDPGLEAPDGLTRGFELLGTPAYMSPEQARVTDRDIDTRSDVFSMGILLHELLVGRTPWDQVAGGPVGLAHWRSRAGGETHRRPSARLAGLSDAEQAAIAAHRGTTPTLLLAAVRDDLDWIVLRCLEQDPERRYPSASALAEDLGRHLRREPVMAVRPGLRYRAAKFLSRHRIAVAVAAGAALVLATATTLSLFLAVRARDAENRAAQLLDQERRQRLAIEALRLRADEEAASAEAATRYLAREILSAADPDRFPEEELTLRTVLDRASARMKQSPLRDARAEATIHESLGRSYASLGLWASAEPHYDAAHRLYATLRGPDAPETLRTAIDLAYARHASGDSSGAVPLAESAWHLARERLGEAHPLTLHCGNRLAWIYYALGRRADWHRVAEETFQEMQGNAAVEDADLLGIQYLVARKRGSRQGGTFEVGEQLLLQGVELMRQRQGEWHPITLAAQAYLAGYYYDHWRKVSDAEQLLVETLARQRRVLGDRHEATRITLKNLAQFQLRAGHDAGADWALRRLLQLKPVDPAIIANLADLWDRRPPDAAFSQTMDSWTRAGAPPGVRTADAPALEPREYATAAEAVGPGWWESTFFREGPHDGDWVLDMAGIVRGEVWLNGSALAPPFQSAPARHLMAVGPDGLRALRHGTNVLTLRIHEQRADRPVRVKILQLPPANLDPPAPARTDG, encoded by the coding sequence ATGCCAAATGACGTCCCTAGGGAGCGCGAGCTGTTCCTCCAGGTGTTCGACCTTCCGGAGCCCGAGCGGACGGCCTTTCTGGAACGGGCCTGCGGCCCGGATGCCGTCCTGCGCCAGCGGATCCTCGAACTGCTGGGCGCCGGAGTCGAAATGGGCCGGTTCCTCGGGGGCTCCGAAGTTGCCGCCCCCCGACCCAGCCCGCCCGCGGTTTCGAGGTATCTCCTCCACGAATGCCTCGGGGAGGGTGGCTTCGGCGTCGTGTACCGGGCGGACCAACGGGATCCCATACGGCGGGCGGTCGCCCTGAAGGTGCTCAAACCGGGAATGGATTCGGGCCGCGTGCTGGCGCGCTTCGAGGCGGAGCGCCAGGCGCTGGCCCGGATGAACCACGCGGGAATCGCCCGTGTTTATGACGCCGGGACGACCGAATGCGGCCGGCCCTACGTTGCGATGGAACTGGTGGCCGGCCCACCCATCACCCGGTTCTGCGATGACCACCAACTGACGGTACCGGCACGCCTCCGGCTGCTCCAAACCGTCTGCAACGCCCTCCAGCACGCCCACCAAAAGGGCATCATCCACCGCGACCTCAAGCCGTCCAACGTCCTCGTTTCCGGCACGCCGGCGGATCCGGAACCCAAGATCATTGACTTCGGTGTGGCCAAGGCGGTGGACCCCGGCCTCGAGGCACCCGACGGCCTCACCCGAGGCTTCGAACTGCTCGGCACGCCGGCCTACATGAGTCCTGAGCAGGCCCGCGTCACCGATCGCGACATTGACACCCGGTCCGACGTCTTCTCCATGGGAATCCTGCTGCACGAACTCCTCGTCGGCCGGACGCCCTGGGATCAGGTGGCCGGAGGCCCTGTGGGACTCGCCCACTGGCGGTCGCGGGCCGGTGGCGAAACGCACCGGCGACCCTCGGCAAGGCTGGCCGGGCTTTCCGACGCCGAACAAGCCGCGATTGCGGCCCATCGGGGCACCACCCCGACCCTCCTCCTCGCCGCCGTTCGCGATGACCTGGACTGGATCGTTCTCCGGTGCCTCGAGCAGGATCCGGAGCGACGGTATCCGTCCGCCTCGGCCCTCGCGGAAGACCTCGGCCGCCACCTCCGTCGGGAGCCCGTCATGGCCGTGAGACCCGGACTTCGCTATCGGGCTGCCAAGTTCCTGAGCCGTCATCGGATTGCCGTGGCCGTGGCGGCCGGGGCCGCCCTGGTGCTCGCCACGGCCACCACGTTGAGCCTGTTCCTTGCGGTCCGTGCACGCGATGCGGAGAACAGGGCGGCACAACTCCTCGATCAGGAGCGACGGCAGCGCCTCGCCATCGAGGCGCTGAGGCTCCGGGCCGACGAAGAAGCCGCCTCCGCCGAGGCGGCGACCCGCTATCTCGCGCGCGAAATCCTGTCCGCAGCCGATCCCGACCGGTTTCCCGAGGAGGAACTGACCCTGCGCACGGTCCTGGACCGCGCCTCGGCACGGATGAAGCAAAGCCCCCTTCGGGATGCCCGCGCGGAGGCGACCATCCACGAATCGCTCGGGCGCTCGTACGCCAGCCTCGGACTTTGGGCTTCGGCCGAACCCCATTACGACGCCGCCCACCGGCTGTACGCGACGCTGAGGGGTCCGGACGCGCCGGAAACCCTGAGAACCGCCATTGACCTGGCCTATGCGCGCCACGCTTCCGGAGACTCCTCCGGCGCGGTGCCCCTTGCGGAATCCGCGTGGCACCTGGCACGCGAGCGTCTCGGAGAGGCGCATCCCCTGACGTTGCATTGTGGAAACCGGCTCGCGTGGATCTACTACGCGCTCGGCCGGCGGGCCGACTGGCACCGCGTGGCCGAGGAGACGTTTCAGGAAATGCAGGGAAACGCCGCGGTCGAGGACGCCGACCTGCTCGGCATCCAATACCTGGTCGCCCGCAAGCGGGGTTCCCGGCAGGGCGGCACCTTCGAGGTGGGAGAACAGTTGTTGTTGCAGGGGGTGGAACTGATGCGGCAGCGCCAGGGCGAATGGCACCCCATCACCCTTGCCGCGCAGGCCTACCTCGCCGGGTACTACTACGACCACTGGCGGAAGGTCTCCGACGCGGAACAACTCCTGGTTGAAACCCTCGCCCGACAGCGCCGCGTGTTGGGCGACCGCCACGAGGCCACAAGAATTACATTGAAGAACCTGGCCCAGTTTCAACTGCGGGCAGGCCATGATGCGGGTGCGGACTGGGCGCTGCGGCGGCTTCTGCAACTCAAACCCGTGGACCCTGCGATCATTGCCAACCTCGCGGACCTCTGGGATCGCAGGCCACCGGACGCCGCCTTCTCACAGACGATGGACTCATGGACCCGGGCAGGCGCGCCCCCGGGGGTCCGAACGGCGGACGCACCGGCGCTGGAACCCCGGGAGTACGCCACGGCGGCGGAGGCCGTGGGACCGGGTTGGTGGGAGTCCACCTTTTTCCGGGAAGGACCCCACGACGGCGACTGGGTCCTCGACATGGCCGGAATCGTTCGCGGTGAGGTCTGGCTGAACGGATCCGCGCTGGCACCGCCGTTCCAATCCGCGCCAGCCCGGCATCTGATGGCGGTCGGCCCTGACGGACTGCGCGCGCTCCGGCATGGCACCAATGTTCTGACCCTTCGGATCCACGAACAGCGCGCGGACCGCCCCGTCCGGGTCAAAATTCTCCAGCTCCCGCCCGCAAACCTCGATCCGCCGGCCCCAGCCCGGACGGATGGCTGA
- a CDS encoding sigma-70 family RNA polymerase sigma factor, producing MSEVTQMLHAISAGDAVSSESLLPLVYDELRRQAARELARERPGQTLQATALVHEAWLRLSGAEDPGWKGRAHFFGAAAEAMRRILVDQARRKRSEKRGGGAERVDLERIEVATEADDEGLILVHEALERLEAHDPQAAALTKLRFFAGLEQREAASLLGLPERTAGRLWTYARSWLFREIQQNRTA from the coding sequence ATGAGCGAGGTCACCCAGATGCTCCACGCGATCTCCGCGGGGGACGCCGTGTCCTCGGAGTCCCTTCTGCCCCTGGTGTACGACGAACTCCGCCGCCAGGCCGCCCGGGAACTTGCGCGGGAGCGGCCGGGACAAACGCTGCAGGCGACCGCCCTCGTTCACGAGGCCTGGTTGCGGCTTTCGGGCGCGGAGGATCCCGGCTGGAAAGGCCGGGCACACTTCTTCGGAGCCGCGGCCGAGGCCATGCGTCGCATCCTTGTTGACCAGGCACGGCGCAAGCGCAGTGAGAAGCGGGGAGGCGGCGCGGAGCGCGTGGACCTCGAGCGCATCGAAGTGGCCACAGAAGCGGATGATGAAGGCTTGATTCTCGTGCACGAGGCGCTGGAGCGCCTCGAGGCGCACGATCCCCAGGCCGCTGCGCTCACGAAGCTGCGCTTCTTTGCCGGCTTGGAGCAGCGGGAGGCGGCCTCCCTCCTCGGGTTGCCCGAGCGTACCGCCGGCCGCCTCTGGACCTACGCCCGCTCCTGGCTGTTCCGGGAGATTCAACAGAACCGGACGGCCTGA
- a CDS encoding divalent-cation tolerance protein CutA, producing the protein MPRSTRHRIVLVTAPDAGVARRLARSALEARLVACANLVPGVESHYWWQGALESATEVLILFKTTGARVAALERLVRKEHPYETPEFLALSPGHGSAAYLDWITDSVVPTPARRRRRSGHDAH; encoded by the coding sequence ATGCCTCGGTCCACCCGTCACCGCATCGTTCTGGTCACCGCGCCGGATGCCGGCGTCGCCCGGCGGCTGGCCCGCAGCGCCCTGGAGGCCCGCCTCGTCGCCTGCGCCAATCTCGTGCCGGGCGTGGAGTCCCACTACTGGTGGCAGGGAGCCTTGGAATCCGCGACCGAGGTGTTGATCCTCTTCAAGACCACCGGGGCGCGGGTGGCCGCCCTCGAGCGCCTTGTCCGGAAGGAGCACCCCTACGAGACGCCCGAGTTTCTCGCGCTGTCCCCGGGCCACGGAAGTGCCGCCTACCTGGACTGGATCACCGACTCCGTGGTTCCCACCCCCGCCCGGAGGCGGAGGCGGTCCGGTCATGACGCGCATTGA
- a CDS encoding DUF853 family protein codes for MSEPILIAKSGTLDLHLLPAMANRHGLVAGATGTGKTVTLQTLAEGFSARGVPVFLADVKGDLAGISQPGGGNAKVAERVRQLGLHGHAPGGFPVTFWDIFGEGGHPVRTTISEMGPLLLARLLQLNDTQAGVLNLVFRIADEHGLLLLDLKDLRAVLKHIGDNAAAFTTEYGNVSAASIGAIQRQLLTLETQGATAFFGEPALNLEDWIQTDTSGRGVINILCAERLMQSPKVYATALLWMLSQLFETLPEAGDLPQPKLVFFFDEAHLLFNDIPNALLDQVEQVVRLIRSKGVGIYFVTQNPRDIPDRVLGQLGNRVQHALRAFTPADQKAVRAAAATFRPNPALKTEGVLTELGVGEALVSLLDDRGQPGIVERALVVPPRSHLGPITAAQRRQLMAASLVAGVYEQAVDRESAYERLVGAVASAPGQQASPPVAPAPRGFWSSLFGGPNPTPAPAPSRAQPSPPSSKPLPTVARRPATGGRPPMSMTDRVTRTATTAVAGAIGREIARGLLGGLLGGRRGRR; via the coding sequence ATGTCCGAACCGATCCTCATCGCAAAATCCGGCACCCTTGACCTGCATCTGCTGCCCGCCATGGCCAACCGTCATGGACTCGTGGCCGGGGCCACCGGCACCGGCAAAACCGTCACGCTCCAGACGCTCGCCGAAGGATTCAGCGCCCGCGGCGTGCCGGTATTCCTCGCGGACGTCAAGGGCGACCTCGCCGGGATCAGCCAGCCCGGCGGCGGGAACGCGAAGGTGGCGGAGCGCGTGCGTCAACTGGGACTTCACGGCCACGCACCCGGGGGATTCCCGGTCACGTTCTGGGACATCTTTGGCGAGGGCGGCCATCCGGTCAGGACCACGATTTCTGAAATGGGCCCGCTGCTGCTGGCCCGTCTGCTCCAGCTCAACGACACGCAGGCGGGGGTGCTGAACCTCGTGTTCCGGATCGCCGACGAGCACGGTTTGCTGCTCCTGGACTTGAAGGACCTCCGGGCCGTGCTCAAGCACATCGGAGACAACGCGGCCGCCTTCACCACGGAATACGGCAACGTCTCCGCGGCGAGCATCGGCGCCATCCAGCGGCAGTTGCTCACCCTGGAGACCCAGGGGGCGACGGCGTTTTTTGGGGAACCGGCGCTGAACCTGGAGGATTGGATCCAGACGGACACGTCGGGCCGCGGCGTGATCAACATCCTGTGCGCGGAACGACTGATGCAGTCGCCCAAGGTGTACGCGACCGCGCTGCTGTGGATGCTCTCGCAGTTGTTCGAGACCCTGCCGGAGGCGGGCGACCTGCCGCAGCCCAAACTGGTTTTCTTCTTCGACGAGGCCCACCTGCTGTTCAATGACATCCCCAATGCCCTGCTCGACCAGGTGGAACAAGTGGTGCGGCTCATCCGTTCCAAGGGCGTCGGCATTTACTTCGTGACCCAGAACCCCAGGGACATTCCCGACCGCGTCCTCGGCCAGCTCGGCAACCGGGTGCAGCATGCCCTCCGGGCCTTCACGCCTGCCGACCAGAAGGCGGTGCGGGCCGCGGCTGCAACCTTCCGGCCCAATCCCGCGCTGAAGACCGAGGGGGTCCTCACAGAACTCGGCGTCGGCGAGGCCCTGGTGAGCCTGCTCGACGATCGGGGGCAGCCCGGGATCGTGGAACGTGCGCTGGTGGTCCCACCGCGCAGCCATTTGGGTCCCATCACCGCGGCACAACGTCGCCAGCTCATGGCCGCTTCGCTCGTCGCCGGCGTGTACGAACAGGCAGTGGATCGGGAATCCGCCTACGAACGGCTCGTCGGCGCCGTGGCCTCGGCCCCCGGACAACAAGCCTCACCTCCGGTTGCTCCGGCGCCGCGCGGATTCTGGTCGTCCCTGTTCGGCGGCCCCAATCCGACCCCCGCCCCCGCCCCTTCCCGAGCTCAACCATCGCCACCGTCCTCCAAACCGCTGCCCACCGTCGCACGCCGACCGGCGACGGGCGGGCGTCCGCCGATGTCCAT
- the dacB gene encoding D-alanyl-D-alanine carboxypeptidase/D-alanyl-D-alanine-endopeptidase — protein sequence MHRRLWLAISLALAPAAPASPASLEHLRMQMASRLEAPEATGALWGVQVVSLRTGRVWFETNAGARMIPASNTKLFIAALALDRLGPEHRLITTLQISAPPDADGRLAGPLRIVGGGDPSWSARWHGGSWTRAWAPLVGAVRRAGIRQVGGGLICDDSRFQGPPFGSGWDWEDLAGSYGAPVSALSAGDNTVTLTATPGAARGAPVHLRLAPEGSGLVVENRVITGAERSPVRIQLYRLPGDSRLAVSGSVPPGKPLVIGEASVPTPALWFGNLFREALERDGIRVAGPSRHGAIPDPVPGTPAAAGWQPVGSVPSPPVRELVREMMKASQNLHAQLLLLAVGADERSHRATAAGNLTTTEEAGLTALPALLQAAGIPKGEVFLEEGSGLSRKNLATPRSLVRLLAHMRRHSAASAWMASLPVGGVDGTLQSRFSRPGLKGNVRAKTGALRHVQALSGYLTNSIGEPLIFSIVVNNHLPMEGHPGARETVDALVESLALSAVREP from the coding sequence ATGCACCGCCGCCTTTGGCTCGCCATTTCGCTGGCCCTCGCTCCGGCAGCTCCCGCATCGCCGGCCTCCCTGGAGCATCTCCGCATGCAGATGGCGTCGCGCCTTGAGGCCCCGGAAGCCACAGGAGCTCTCTGGGGCGTCCAGGTGGTCTCATTGAGGACCGGCAGGGTCTGGTTCGAGACCAACGCCGGCGCCCGAATGATCCCCGCTTCGAACACCAAGCTCTTCATCGCCGCGCTCGCACTGGACCGGCTCGGACCGGAGCACCGGTTGATCACGACCCTTCAGATCTCTGCGCCGCCGGACGCCGACGGTCGTCTTGCGGGTCCGCTCCGGATCGTCGGCGGCGGGGATCCGTCATGGTCGGCACGCTGGCACGGTGGCTCCTGGACCCGCGCGTGGGCTCCGCTGGTCGGCGCGGTCCGACGGGCCGGGATCCGGCAGGTGGGCGGCGGCCTGATCTGCGACGACAGCCGCTTCCAAGGACCGCCCTTCGGCAGCGGCTGGGATTGGGAGGACCTTGCCGGGTCGTACGGTGCTCCGGTATCGGCGTTGTCCGCCGGCGACAACACGGTGACGCTGACGGCCACACCCGGAGCCGCGCGGGGAGCCCCGGTCCACCTGCGCCTCGCCCCGGAGGGAAGCGGGCTTGTGGTCGAGAATCGCGTCATCACCGGCGCTGAGCGCAGTCCGGTGCGGATTCAGCTCTACCGGCTGCCCGGGGATTCGCGCCTTGCCGTGTCGGGTTCGGTGCCGCCCGGAAAGCCCCTCGTGATCGGCGAAGCCAGCGTCCCAACGCCCGCGCTGTGGTTTGGGAACCTCTTTCGGGAGGCGCTGGAACGGGACGGCATCCGAGTCGCCGGCCCTTCACGCCATGGCGCAATCCCGGACCCTGTCCCCGGAACCCCTGCGGCCGCCGGCTGGCAACCGGTCGGCTCGGTGCCGTCGCCGCCGGTGAGGGAACTGGTCCGGGAAATGATGAAGGCCTCGCAGAATCTCCATGCCCAACTGCTGCTCCTTGCCGTGGGTGCGGACGAGCGGTCGCACCGCGCCACGGCCGCCGGGAACCTGACCACCACCGAGGAGGCCGGACTGACCGCCCTGCCGGCGCTGCTGCAGGCGGCGGGCATTCCGAAGGGCGAGGTGTTTCTCGAGGAAGGATCGGGACTTTCGCGAAAGAACCTCGCCACGCCACGGTCCCTTGTGCGGTTGCTGGCCCACATGCGGCGCCATTCCGCGGCCTCCGCCTGGATGGCCTCACTGCCGGTGGGCGGTGTGGACGGCACCCTGCAATCGCGTTTTTCGCGCCCGGGCCTGAAGGGCAATGTCCGGGCAAAAACCGGTGCACTGCGCCATGTTCAGGCGCTGTCGGGTTACCTCACGAATTCGATCGGGGAGCCCCTGATCTTCAGCATCGTGGTCAACAACCACCTCCCCATGGAGGGCCACCCTGGGGCCCGTGAAACGGTGGACGCGCTCGTGGAGTCCCTCGCGCTCAGTGCGGTTCGCGAGCCGTAG
- a CDS encoding SCO family protein, giving the protein MPMKLLLLFTWIAAVALPWMAEANSGLPYDYPLPEPGTYALPVIQDAADGEVIATDGRRLPLRSLTRDRVTVLSFIYTRCTSARACPRATGVLARLHEWSAGDRDLASGVRLVSLSFDPQVDTPDRMAGYAALARSHPKAAPWHFLTTASREQLAPILRDYGQAVDRKEDPRDPEGTLHHALRVFLVDREGRVRNIYNSSNLDARLVMADIRSLLLEERAPNP; this is encoded by the coding sequence ATGCCCATGAAACTCCTGCTGCTCTTCACATGGATTGCGGCCGTCGCCCTCCCGTGGATGGCCGAAGCCAACAGCGGACTCCCGTACGACTACCCGCTGCCAGAACCTGGCACCTACGCATTGCCGGTGATCCAGGACGCCGCCGACGGCGAGGTGATTGCGACCGACGGTCGCCGGCTTCCGCTCCGATCGCTCACCCGCGACCGGGTCACGGTGCTGAGCTTCATCTACACGCGGTGCACCTCCGCCCGCGCCTGCCCGCGGGCCACCGGAGTGCTCGCCCGGCTCCATGAATGGAGCGCCGGCGATCGTGATCTCGCGTCCGGCGTGCGGCTCGTCAGCCTCTCGTTCGATCCGCAGGTGGACACCCCGGACCGCATGGCCGGGTACGCCGCCCTCGCCCGGTCCCATCCGAAGGCCGCACCCTGGCATTTCCTGACCACGGCGTCGCGGGAGCAGCTCGCACCCATCCTCAGGGACTACGGCCAGGCCGTGGACCGCAAGGAGGATCCCCGCGATCCCGAGGGTACCCTCCATCACGCGCTGCGCGTCTTTCTCGTGGACCGGGAGGGTCGCGTGCGAAACATCTACAATTCATCCAATCTCGACGCCCGACTGGTGATGGCGGACATCCGCAGCCTGCTGCTCGAAGAGCGCGCTCCAAATCCATGA
- a CDS encoding selenium-binding protein has translation MNRSSSIPPVESAPATSAQSLIRRLNVLASPILVAAGLAASSATAFADETCSSPYLARIEGQEEFLYVWTLGVEGLGDGSDKLVVVDVKPGSPKYGKVLHHRSVGGRHEAHHGGFTDDRRQLWLCGLDGSRIFIFDVHTDPGQPRLARTIDDFETATGGAVGPHGVYALPGRVLIPCLSNARDRGGRTALVEYSNAGRYIATHWMPLPGQSGLDGSDHADGYGYDARVLPRKNVMLSSSFTGWRNYTQDFARVAGDPEALKQFGNSMVVWDFHTRQPRQVLRVPGAPLEIRWAWGDRHPYAFTATALTSKLWLCHEDGAGRWQASEVATIGGEGGVLPVDISLSADDRTLFVSCFGDGKCRVFDVSDPHHPRLIHDQNIGRQVNMVSQSWDGQRVYFSSSLLARWDKTGEDNEQFVRAYSWDGSRLQPQFGLDLTAEGLGRPHHMLFGATRMGR, from the coding sequence ATGAACCGAAGTTCCTCCATTCCCCCGGTTGAATCCGCGCCGGCAACCTCCGCCCAGTCGCTGATCCGCAGACTCAACGTCCTCGCGTCCCCAATCCTGGTCGCCGCCGGCCTGGCGGCGTCGTCAGCAACCGCCTTCGCCGACGAGACCTGCTCCTCGCCTTATCTGGCCCGCATTGAGGGGCAGGAGGAGTTCCTTTACGTGTGGACCCTGGGCGTCGAGGGACTCGGCGACGGCTCCGACAAACTGGTGGTGGTTGACGTCAAGCCGGGATCCCCAAAATACGGCAAGGTCCTGCACCACCGTTCCGTAGGCGGTCGCCACGAGGCGCACCACGGTGGCTTCACCGACGACCGGCGCCAGCTCTGGCTGTGCGGACTCGACGGCAGCCGGATCTTCATTTTCGACGTTCACACCGACCCCGGACAACCGCGGCTGGCCCGAACCATTGACGATTTCGAGACGGCGACCGGAGGGGCCGTGGGTCCGCATGGCGTCTACGCTCTCCCCGGCCGGGTGCTGATTCCCTGCCTGTCGAACGCCCGCGATCGCGGCGGTCGGACCGCCCTCGTCGAATACAGCAATGCAGGCCGCTACATCGCGACCCACTGGATGCCGCTCCCGGGGCAATCCGGACTGGACGGCAGCGACCATGCGGACGGCTATGGCTACGACGCCCGGGTGCTTCCGAGGAAGAACGTGATGCTCAGCAGCTCCTTCACCGGCTGGAGGAACTACACGCAGGACTTCGCCCGGGTCGCCGGGGATCCGGAGGCGCTGAAGCAGTTTGGCAACTCGATGGTCGTCTGGGATTTCCACACACGCCAGCCACGCCAGGTGCTGCGCGTCCCCGGCGCGCCGCTCGAGATCCGCTGGGCGTGGGGCGACCGCCACCCGTATGCCTTCACGGCCACGGCGCTGACCTCCAAGCTCTGGCTGTGCCACGAAGACGGTGCCGGACGCTGGCAGGCCTCCGAGGTGGCAACGATCGGCGGTGAGGGGGGCGTACTGCCCGTGGACATCAGCCTCAGCGCCGACGACCGAACCCTGTTTGTCAGCTGCTTTGGCGACGGCAAATGCCGGGTGTTTGACGTCTCGGACCCGCACCATCCGCGTCTGATCCACGACCAGAACATTGGACGCCAGGTCAACATGGTGTCCCAGAGCTGGGACGGGCAACGCGTGTACTTCTCCAGTTCGCTCCTGGCCCGCTGGGACAAGACCGGCGAGGACAATGAACAGTTCGTCCGCGCCTATTCGTGGGACGGCTCGCGGCTGCAACCGCAGTTCGGCCTCGACTTGACCGCAGAGGGTCTGGGCCGACCGCACCACATGCTGTTCGGCGCGACCCGAATGGGCCGCTGA
- a CDS encoding MoaD/ThiS family protein, whose amino-acid sequence MIRVVLPAPLRLLAGVDGEVQVAVASPVTVGGVLDALEARFPPLRGTIRDHASGRRRPFIRFFACGQDHSHVAPGAPLPDAVVEGAEPLLIIGAMAGG is encoded by the coding sequence ATGATCCGGGTCGTCCTTCCGGCACCCCTGCGCCTCCTCGCCGGGGTGGACGGGGAGGTTCAGGTGGCCGTGGCATCCCCCGTGACGGTGGGCGGCGTGCTGGACGCGCTCGAGGCCCGGTTCCCGCCGCTGCGCGGGACGATCCGCGATCACGCCAGCGGGCGCCGTCGCCCGTTCATCCGCTTCTTCGCCTGCGGTCAGGACCACTCTCACGTTGCCCCCGGGGCACCCCTGCCCGATGCCGTGGTCGAAGGCGCGGAACCGCTGCTGATCATCGGCGCGATGGCCGGAGGCTGA
- a CDS encoding tetratricopeptide repeat protein codes for MNALEYPDRHHVVAAEGWFELGCDPEAMTELGRLSPAGQCHPDPLELRWRILARARNWAAALEVSGQMTQVAPDRPEGWIQLSFTLHELGRTRDAWNLLLPMASRFPEDSVIPYNLACYACQLGELKAAQQWLERAARMRPRKEIKGMALSDPDLAPLRSCVEQL; via the coding sequence GTGAACGCACTGGAGTATCCCGATCGGCATCATGTCGTGGCCGCCGAGGGCTGGTTTGAGCTCGGCTGCGACCCGGAGGCCATGACCGAACTGGGGCGGCTGTCGCCCGCCGGGCAATGTCATCCCGACCCCCTCGAGCTTCGCTGGCGGATTCTTGCGCGGGCGCGGAACTGGGCTGCCGCCCTGGAGGTGTCCGGCCAGATGACGCAGGTCGCTCCGGACCGCCCTGAAGGCTGGATCCAGCTGAGCTTCACCCTGCACGAGCTGGGGCGCACTCGGGATGCCTGGAACCTCCTGCTTCCCATGGCATCCCGGTTTCCCGAGGATTCAGTGATTCCGTACAATCTCGCCTGCTATGCCTGTCAGCTCGGGGAGTTGAAGGCGGCGCAACAGTGGCTCGAGCGGGCGGCCCGGATGCGTCCGCGCAAGGAGATCAAGGGAATGGCGCTGAGCGATCCGGATCTGGCGCCGCTCCGGTCCTGCGTGGAGCAGCTCTGA